The following are encoded together in the Microtus pennsylvanicus isolate mMicPen1 chromosome 8, mMicPen1.hap1, whole genome shotgun sequence genome:
- the LOC142856579 gene encoding uncharacterized protein LOC142856579, translating into MHPKQDMEPVTFEDVAVNFTLGEWTMLDSSQKKLYRDVMKETFMNLISIGKTEEEDIEEEYQKYKGNLRTLVVERLSKYDHGSQNGEAHRQSPERVVNEKMLPAITDCERDFIAHFPSDTHAKGQTVEKPYQYQEHMEKAFKFKKCWKDFTYSELLRMHKSPPMRQKPYESKQSNEACRSFTSDHDYEGNCTEEKSYVCKQCGKAWSDSCSLLWHEKSHIQEKRHTCKQCGKAFSRPSQLHKHERIHTGEKPYVCTHCGKAFIDRRTCYNHERTHTGVKPYACKQCGKAFLRSCQLLIHERIHTGERPFVCKHCGKAFTYSSACYYHERIHTGEKPCVCKQCGKAFKCSAYLHIHERSHSGEKPYVCKHCGKAFAYATGCHKHERIHTGEKPYMCVQCGKLFSFPRSLHIHERSHSGEKPYVCKQCGKSFTQGTSLRRHERIHTGEKPYVCKQCGKAFIQRDDCYSHERTHTGEKPYMCVQCGKTFTFSKSLLIHEKNHTGEKPYICKQCGKAFTCSTYLLRHERTHSEKLSG; encoded by the exons GAGCCAGTGACCTTTGAGGATGTGGCTGTGAACTTCACTCTAGGAGAGTGGACTATGTTGGATTCTAGTCAAAAGAAGCTCTACAGAGATGTGATGAAGGAAACCTTTATGAACCTGATCTCCATAG ggaaaacagaagaagaagataTTGAAGAGGAGTATCAGAAGTATAAGGGAAACTTGAG aaccCTGGTGGTTGAGAGGCTCAGTAAATATGATCATGGTAGTCAGAATGGAGAAGCCCACCGACAGAGCCCAGAGCGTGTTGTGAATGAAAAAATGCTTCCTGCAATAACTGACTGTGAAAGAGACTTCATTGCTCATTTTCCCTCGGACACACATGCCAAAGGTCAAACTGTAGAGAAACCATACCAGTATCAGGAGCATATGGAGAAGgcttttaaatttaagaaatgttGGAAGGATTTCACTTATTCTGAGTTACTTCGTATGCATAAAAGTCCTCCTATGAGACAGAAACCTTATGAAAGCAAACAATCTAATGAAGCCTGTAGGAGTTTCACTTCTGATCACGATTATGAAGGAAATTGCACCGAAGAGAAATCATATGTTTGTAAACAGTGTGGGAAAGCATGGAGTGATTCCTGTAGCCTTCTCTGGCATGAAAAAAGTCATATTCAAGAGAAACGTCACACCTGTAAACAATGTGGAAAAGCATTTAGTCGTCCCTCACAACTTCACAAACATGAAAGAATCcacactggtgagaaaccttatgTTTGTACACATTGTGGAAAAGCCTTCATTGATCGTAGAACCTGTTACAATCATGAAAGAACTCACACTGGAGTGAAACCCTATGCTTGTAAACAGTGTGGGAAAGCATTTCTTCGTTCCTGCCAACTTCTCATTCacgaaagaattcatactggagagagacCTTTTGTGTGTAAACATTGCGGAAAGGCTTTCACCTACTCCAGTGCTTGTTATTatcatgaaagaattcacactggagagaagccctgtGTTTGTAAGCAGTGTGGAAAAGCTTTTAAATGCTCTGCATACCTTCACATTCATGAAAGATCTCACagtggagaaaaaccctatgtatgtaagcattgtggaaaagcctttgcTTATGCCACTGGATGTCACAAGCATGAAAgaatccacactggagagaaaccatatatgtgtgtgcagtgtgggaaACTCTTCAGTTTCCCCAGATCCCTACACATACATGAAAGATCTCATagtggagaaaaaccctatgtaTGTAAGCAGTGTGGGAAATCATTCACTCAGGGAACTTCTTTGAGAAGACATGAACgaattcacactggagaaaaacctTATGTATGTAAgcaatgtgggaaagcctttatCCAACGTGATGATTGTTATAGTCACGAACgaactcacactggagagaaaccatacaTGTGTGTTCAATGTGGGAAAACATTCACTTTTTCTAAATCCCTTctaatacatgaaaaaaatcacactggAGAAAAACCGTATATATGTAAGCAGTGTGGGAAAGCATTTACCTGTTCCACGTACCTCCTTAGACATGAAAGAACTCACAGTGAAAAACTTAGTGGATAA